A single Perca flavescens isolate YP-PL-M2 chromosome 2, PFLA_1.0, whole genome shotgun sequence DNA region contains:
- the fbxo48 gene encoding F-box only protein 48, whose protein sequence is MMLQHDSSRTSPPAFLVSKKRPSPRSTAPALARNFAETLPTEMSAKIFGELDAESLCSAARTCRLWHDIIAESEQVWRSQCLPLRAVCQREVDGDRRDGLSWKVTLVKNYRRSCMKRDWLRGLYSHVRSAQELSGRKMVPLDAETWGEILQAELDR, encoded by the exons ATGATGCTGCAGCACGACTCCTCGAGGACCTCGCCGCCGGCGTTTCTCGTCTCAAAGAAACGACCGTCTCCGAGATCCACCGCGCCCGCCCTCGCTCGGAACTTCGCCGAGACGCTGCCGACGGAGATGAGCGCGAAGATCTTCGGCGAGCTGGACGCGGAGAGCCTGTGCAGCGCCGCGCGCACCTGCCGGCTGTGGCACGACATCATCGCGGAGAGCGAGCAGGTGTGGCGGAGCCAGTGTCTGCCGCTCCGAGCCGTGTGTCAGAGGGAGGTGGACGGAGACCGGCGGGACGGCCTGTCCTGGAAG GTGACCCTGGTGAAGAACTACCGGAGGAGCTGTATGAAGAGAGACTGGCTGAGAGGACTCTACAGCCACGTCAGGTCGGCCCAGGAGCTCAGCGGCAGGAAGATGGTGCCGCTAGACGCCGAGACCTGGGGGGAGATCCTGCAGGCCGAGCTGGACAgatga
- the LOC114570570 gene encoding E3 ubiquitin-protein ligase TRIM21 has translation MAAANYLPSEDQFLCSICLDVFTDPVTILCGHNFCKSCINEHWDANDQYMCPMCKRLFNTKPELHVNTFISEMVAQFRQSAQQKASSSSSEQQVSKPGEVPCDVCTGTKLKALKSCLVCLVSYCETHLEPHLTMSGLKRHQLIDPVENLEGRMCTKHDKPLELFCKTDQTCVCMLCTVLDHKMHDVVPLKEYEGKKAELEAEIQQMIQKRRLKIQEIKHSVDLSEEDADREIAEGVQVFTSLKESVERGLNELINTIKEKQKTTEKQAKSFIKELKQEISELMKRSTEVEQLSRSEDHLHLLQSVQSLKNNQPPPTKDWTEVSIRPSSYEGTVVRAVVQLEETLSKEMKKLLESELKRVQQYAVDLTLDPDTAHPNLILSHGRKQVRTGKVKKNLPDNPERFSLIPCVLGKQSFSSGRFYFEVQVKGKSEWDLGVARESVNRKENIPLNPEDGYWTIWMINGNEYEALAGHPVLLSLKSPPQKVGVFVDYEEGLVSFYDVDAAALIYSFTGCSFTEKLFLYLWPGNNEDGKNSAPLIISPVRVN, from the coding sequence ATGGCTGCTGCAAACTATCTGCCATCTGAAGATCAGTTTCTgtgctccatctgtctggatgtgttcaCTGATCCTGTCACCATACTATGTGGTCACAACTTCTGCAAGAGCTGCATCAATGAACACTGGGATGCTAATGACCAGTACATGTGTCCGATGTGTAAAAGGCTTTTCAACACAAAACCTGAGCTGCACGTCAACACTTTCATCTCTGAGATGGTTGCTCAGTTCAGACAGTCAGCTCAACagaaagccagcagcagcagctcagagcaACAAGTGTCCAAACCAGGAGAAGTTCCCTGTGACGTCTGCACTGGAACCAAACTGAAGGCCCTGAAGTCCTGCCTGGTGTGTCTGGTCTCCTACTGTGAGACTCACCTGGAGCCTCATCTGACCATGTCAGGTCTGAAAAGACATCAGCTGATCGACCCTGTGGAGAACCTGGAAGGCAGGATGTGTACGAAGCACGATAAACCTCTGGAGCTGTTCTGTAAGACCGACCAGACATGTGTCTGCATGCTCTGCACTGTTTTAGACCACAAGATGCATGATGTTGTTCCTCTGAAAGAATATGAAGGAAagaaggcagagctggaggctgaaattcagcagatgatccagaagagaCGACTGAAGATTCAGGAGATCAAACACTCAGTCGACCTCAGTGAggaagatgcagacagagagatagcagaaggtgttcaggtcttcacttctctgaaggagtctgttgagagaggcctgaatgagctcatcaacaccatcaaagagaagcagaaaacaacagaaaaacaggccAAATCTTTCATCAAAGAGCTGAAACAGGAAATCTCTGAGCTGATGAAGAGAAGcactgaggtggagcagctctCACGCTCTGAAGaccacctccatcttctccagagTGTCCAGTCCCTAAAAAACAACCAACCTCCACCCACCAAGGACTGGACAGAGGTCAGCATCCGTCCATCATCATATGAGGGGACTGTGGTGAGAGCTGTGGTTCAGCTGGAGGAGACACTCAGTAAAGAGATGAAAAAGCTGCTTGAGTCTGAGCTGAAGAGGGTCCAGCAGTATGCAGTGGATTTGACTCTTGATCCTGATACAGCACATCCTAATCTCATCCTGTCTCATGGTAGGAAACAAGTACGTACTGGTAAGGTTAAGAAGAATCTCCCAGACAACCCAGAGAGATTTTCTCTCATTCCCTGTGTTTTAGGAAAACAGAGTTTCTCTTCAGGCAGATTTTACTTTGAGGTTCAAGTTAAAGGAAAGAGTGAATGGGATTTAGGAGTGGCCAGAGAGTCGGTCAACAGGAAGGAAAACATCCCACTGAACCCTGAGGATGGTTACTGGACTATATGGATGATAAATGGAAATGAGTACGAAGCTCTTGCTGGCCATcctgtccttctctctctgaagtctcctcctcagaaggtgggggtgtttgtggattatgaggagggtctggtctccttttatgacgtagatgctgcagctcttatctactcctttactggctgctccttcactgagaaactATTCTTATACCTTTGGCCTGGTAATAATGAAGATGGTAAAAATTCTGCCCCTCTGATCATCTCTCCTGTCAGAGTAAACTAA
- the LOC114570559 gene encoding E3 ubiquitin-protein ligase TRIM21: protein MAAANYLPSEDQFLCPICLDVFTDPVTTSCGHNFCKNCINEHWNTNDQYLCPMCKKVFNTKPELHVNTFISEMVDQFRQSAQQKASSSSSEQQVSKPGEVPCDVCTGTKLKALKSCLVCLASYCETHLEPHLTMSGLKRHQLIDPVENLEGRMCTKHDKPLELFCKTDQTCVCMLCHVSDHKMHDVVPLKEGYEGKKAELEAEIQQMIQKRRLKIQEIKHSVDLSEEDADREIAEGVQVFTSLKESVERGLNELINTIKEKQKTTEKQAEAFIKELEQEISELMKRSTEVEQLSRSEDHLHLLQSVQSLNIQQPPPTKNWTEVSLRPSSYEGTVVKAVVQLEEKLSKEMKKLLESELKRIQQYAVDVTLDPDTAYPYLILSDDGKQVYDGDVRKNLPNNPERFSYCACVLGKPSFSSGRFYFEVQVKGKTEWDLGVARESVNRKGNITLSPENGFWTIWMINGNEYEALADPRVRLSLKSPPQKVGVFVDYEEGLVSFYDVDAAALIYSFTGCSFTEKLFPFFYTGNNDGGKNSAPLIISPVRVN from the coding sequence ATGGCTGCTGCAAACTATCTGCCATCTGAAGATCAGTTTCTGTGCCCtatctgtctggatgtgttcaCTGATCCTGTCACCACATCATGTGGACACAACTTCTGCAAAAACTGCATCAATGAACACTGGAATACTAATGACCAGTATCTGTGTCCGATGTGTAAAAAGGTTTTCAACACAAAACCTGAGCTGCACGTCAACACTTTCATCTCTGAGATGGTTGATCAGTTCAGACAGTCAGCTCAACagaaagccagcagcagcagctcagagcaACAAGTGTCCAAACCAGGAGAAGTTCCCTGTGACGTCTGCACTGGAACCAAACTGAAGGCCCTGAAGTCCTGCCTGGTGTGTCTGGCCTCCTACTGTGAGACTCACCTGGAGCCTCATCTGACCATGTCAGGTCTGAAAAGACATCAGCTGATCGACCCTGTGGAGAACCTGGAAGGCAGGATGTGTACGAAGCACGATAAACCTCTGGAGCTGTTCTGTAAGACCGACCAGACATGTGTCTGCATGCTCTGCCATGTTTCAGACCACAAGATGCATGATGTTGTTCCTCTGAAAGAAGGATATGAAGGAAagaaggcagagctggaggctGAAATCCAgcagatgatccagaagagaCGACTGAAGATTCAGGAGATCAAACACTCAGTCGACCTCAGTGAggaagatgcagacagagagatagcagaaggtgttcaggtcttcacttctctgaaggagtctgttgagagaggcctgaatgagctcatcaacaccatcaaagagaagcagaaaacaacagaaaaacaggccgaagctttcatcaaagagctggaacaggaaatctctgagctgatgaagagaagcactgaggtggagcagctctCACGCTCTGAAGaccacctccatcttctccagagTGTCCAGTCCCTAAACATCCAACAACCTCCACCCACCAAGAACTGGACAGAGGTCAGCCTCCGTCCATCATCATATGAGGGGACTGTGGTGAAAGCTGTGGTTCAGCTGGAGGAGAAACTCAGTAAAGAGATGAAGAAGCTGCTTGAGTCTGAGCTGAAGAGGATCCAGCAGTATGCAGTGGATGTGACTCTTGATCCTGATACAGCATATCCCTATCTCATCTTGTCTGATGATGGGAAACAAGTGTATGATGGTGATGTGAGGAAGAATCTcccaaacaacccagagagatTTTCTTATTGTGCTTGTGTTTTAGGAAAACCGAGTTTCTCTTCAGGCAGATTTTACTTTGAGGTTCAAGTTAAAGGAAAGACTGAATGGGATTTAGGAGTGGCCAGAGAGTCTGTCAACAGGAAGGGAAACATCACACTGAGCCCTGAGAATGGTTTCTGGACTATATGGATGATAAATGGAAATGAGTACGAAGCTCTAGCTGACCCTCgtgtccgtctctctctgaagtctcctcctcagaaggtgggggtgtttgtggattatgaggagggtctggtctccttttatgacgtagatgctgcagctcttatctactcctttactggctgctccttcactgagaaactcttcCCATTCTTCTATACTGGTAATAATGATGGTGGAAAAAACTCTGCCCCTCTGATCATCTCTCCTGTCAGAGTAAACTAA